A region from the Aegilops tauschii subsp. strangulata cultivar AL8/78 chromosome 5, Aet v6.0, whole genome shotgun sequence genome encodes:
- the LOC141023065 gene encoding uncharacterized protein, which translates to MSSAVYHGIRSFNGYFILKKDAVGKIGFSGAGPHCEYLHMTQPHIRGRNTYGCLTESTYGDAMVRFATVVVFVFGPQYLREPTVANTERILAMSEARGWSDLLRSLDCMHLRWKNCPKALQGQYQGHFKKSTIIVESSCIT; encoded by the coding sequence ATGTCTTCGGCCGTCTACCACGGCATCCGGTCCTTTAATGGCTACTTCATCTTGAAGAAGGATGCCGTGGGAAAGATTGGGTTCTCTGGTGCAGGACCGCACTGTGAATACTTGCATATGACACAACCTCATATTCGTGGGAGGAATACCTACGGATGTCTGACTGAGAGCACATACggagatgccatggtaagatttGCTACTGTCGTGGTCTTCGTGTTTGGACCTCAGTACCTGAGAGAACCAACTGTGGCAAACACCGAGAGGATCTTGGCAATGTCTGAAGCAAGAGGGTGGTCAGATTTGCTCCGATCTCTTGACTGCATGCATTTGAGATGGAAAAACTGCCCAAAAGCTCTACAAGGGCAATATCAGGGTCATTTTAAGAAATCCACCATCATTGTTGAAAGCAGTTGCATCACATAA
- the LOC109759410 gene encoding calmodulin-binding protein 60 B isoform X2, translating into MAHKRPLEAAPPEQDGPRSPRKRLRRTVLLMMWLERRRARAATVGQLAEMVRQAQLDMARLLVFAMVLVSRLCSMERLLLDLPNALQRMLADQLGAFQRSLMVSIQDIIRRTVQTEMQGRQAASLPNDISQPPRQMSEGFPETGGITSVKLRFVDVDRPIDTLFTGYPVQWQNGGSAKVAIFENDTQITQGHLSKLQIEILPVYADFFTEQGQEDFTKEEFNKQICMYKGKESVLKTVNLANGEAYIGPFSFTESSQRKRLRLTARVKRQDLSIRVQEAISDPFVVKVGRSKQNRKSYPPSKEEAVYRLEKISLKGKHCTLLAEKNITTVKQFMRHYYRDESGLQKLLDMREDWSTLIKHATTSDPGLEIYSFVVEENTEILFNDFYNLVGMMISELYFPVNGLDQFQQIKVNNWKVSAYKKFDERENSGGLTPDYFMTDGIPVRAMPLNNDAEFGDQHPLNGFSGSAVLSNNDAGPSNQGTLPFPQHTYQGLGQHDPSVPQNGAPYSLHQGNILNDQGPLSAQPTIPSHNFSSVPQDDMIAGASQTGQRTPSLDPVLADMSSGFSPVPFEDFWLDLPVDEADHDIARANNAELPNPNSPFDGYGHDGGNQ; encoded by the exons ATGGCGCACAAGCGGCCGCTGGAGGCCGCCCCGCCGGAGCAGGATGGGCCGCGGTCCCCGAGGAAGCGGCTGCGCCGGACGGTGCTCCTCATGATGTGGCT ggagaggaggagggcgagggCGGCCACCGTCGGGCAGCTGGCGGAGATGGTTCGCCAG GCGCAGCTCGACATGGCAAGACTGCTTGTGTTCGCCATGGTGCTCGTCTCGCGGCTTTGCTCAATGGAGAGGCTCCTCCTCGACCTCCCCAATGCACTACAGAGAATGCTGGCCGACCAGCTTGGTGCTTTTCAGAG ATCTTTGATGGTATCCATACAAGATATAATTCGGCGGACTGTACAGACAGAG ATGCAGGGACGACAAGCAGCTTCGCTTCCCAATGACATTTCTCAGCCTCCTAG GCAGATGTCAGAAGGTTTTCCTGAAACTGGAGGCATCACTAGTGTCAAGCTGCGTTTTGTCGATGTTGACAGACCAATAGATACACTTTTCACTGGTTACCCAGTACAATGGCAGAATGGAGGAAGCGCTAAGGTGGCGATATTTGAAAATGATACACAAATCACGCAGGGCCACCTTTCTAAATTGCAAATTGAGATTTTACCAGTCTATGCTGATTTCTTTACTGAGCAAGGACAAGAGGACTTCACCAAAGAGGAATTCAACAAGCAGATATGTATGTACAAGGGGAAAGAGTCAGTCTTGAAAACTGTTAATCTAGCAAACGGTGAGGCCTATATTGGTCCCTTCTCCTTTACAGAGAGCTCCCAGAGGAAAAGGTTAAGATTGACAGCACGAGTGAAAAGGCAGGATCTTAGTATCAGAGTTCAGGAAGCCATCAGTGATCCTTTTGTTGTCAAAGTCGGCCGAAGTAAAC AAAACAGAAAGAGTTATCCTCCATCTAAAGAAGAAGCTGTATACCGTTTGGAGAAGATTTCCCTAAAGGGAAAACATTGTACTCTCCTTGCTGAAAAAAATATTACTACGGTGAAGCAATTCATGCGTCATTATTACAGAGATGAATCTGGTCTCCAAAAG CTTCTTGACATGAGGGAGGATTGGAGTACCTTGATTAAACATGCCACCACGTCTGATCCTGGGCTTGAGATCTATTCTTTTGTTGTTGAGGAAAATACTGAAATCTTATTCAACGATTTCTATAATCTTGTTGGTATGATGATCAGTGAATTATATTTTCCTGTCAATGGCCTTGATCAGTTTCAGCAG ATTAAAGTGAACAACTGGAAAGTGTCTGCGTATAAGAAATTTGACGAGCGGGAGAACTCAGGGGGTCTTACCCCTGATTACTTCATGACCGATGGCATCCCTGTCCGTGCAATGCCTCTGAACAATGATGCAG AATTTGGTGATCAGCATCCACTGAATGGGTTCTCAGGGTCTGCGGTCCTGTCAAACAATGACGCTGGCCCATCAAACCAAGGAACACTGCCGTTTCCACAGCACACGTATCAAG GACTTGGCCAGCACGATCCTTCTGTGCCACAGAATGGAGCTCCTTACTCTCTGCACCAGGGAAATATCTTAAATGATCAGGGACCATTATCAGCACAGCCAACTATTCCATCCCACAATTTTTCATCA GTTCCACAGGATGACATGATCGCAGGTGCAAGTCAAACTGGCCAGAGAACCCCTTCACTTGACCCTGTTCTGGCTGACATGTCCAGTGGGTTTTCTCCAGTTCCA TTCGAGGACTTCTGGCTGGATCTACCAGTAGATGAGGCAGACCATGACATTGCACGAGCTAACAATG CAGAACTGCCGAATCCCAACAGCCCATTTGATGGTTATGGACATGATGGCGGCAACCAGTGA
- the LOC141023064 gene encoding uncharacterized protein, translated as MSTHQFIMKYIRELNDCKPVEVKHNPVTRSSVRKPRWIRPPENFAKIRFDGAVNRANDEGSFNAVCRDGDGNYLGSSVIRCTGLTDPATLEALACREALALAQDLSLSHVIVASDSKGVVQDIKLGIGGMYATIVKEIRETMELFQECTVIFEGRETNQEAHSLAKHAFGLDELYPYEH; from the coding sequence ATGTCTACCCACCAGTTCATCATGAAGTATATCCGAGAACTCAATGACTGTAAGCCAGTTGAGGTGAAGCACAATCCTGTCACCAGATCCAGCGTCAGGAAACCTAGGTGGATCAGGCCACCAGAGAACTTTGCTAAGATCCGGTTCGATGGGGCTGTAAATAGAGCAAACGATGAAGGCTCTTTTAATGCTGTTTGCAGGGACGGCGACGGAAATTACTTGGGTTCTTCAGTGATTAGATGCACCGGCCTTACCGATCCTGCTACGCTCGAGGCACTGGCTTGCCGGGAAGCTCTTGCACTTGCCCAAGATTTATCATTATCTCACGTTATAGTTGCCTCGGACAGCAAGGGTGTGGTGCAGGACATCAAGCTTGGCATTGGTGGGATGTATGCGACCATTGTGAAGGAGATCAGAGAGACGATGGAGCTCTTCCAAGAATGTACCGTCATCTTCGAAGGACGGGAAACCAATCAAGAGGCACATAGCCTTGCTAAGCACGCTTTTGGTCTGGACGAATTGTATCCCTATGAACATTAA
- the LOC109759410 gene encoding calmodulin-binding protein 60 B isoform X1: MAHKRPLEAAPPEQDGPRSPRKRLRRTVLLMMWLERRRARAATVGQLAEMVRQAQLDMARLLVFAMVLVSRLCSMERLLLDLPNALQRMLADQLGAFQRSLMVSIQDIIRRTVQTEMQGRQAASLPNDISQPPRQMSEGFPETGGITSVKLRFVDVDRPIDTLFTGYPVQWQNGGSAKVAIFENDTQITQGHLSKLQIEILPVYADFFTEQGQEDFTKEEFNKQICMYKGKESVLKTVNLANGEAYIGPFSFTESSQRKRLRLTARVKRQDLSIRVQEAISDPFVVKVGRSKQNRKSYPPSKEEAVYRLEKISLKGKHCTLLAEKNITTVKQFMRHYYRDESGLQKLLDMREDWSTLIKHATTSDPGLEIYSFVVEENTEILFNDFYNLVGMMISELYFPVNGLDQFQQIKVNNWKVSAYKKFDERENSGGLTPDYFMTDGIPVRAMPLNNDAEFGDQHPLNGFSGSAVLSNNDAGPSNQGTLPFPQHTYQGLGQHDPSVPQNGAPYSLHQGNILNDQGPLSAQPTIPSHNFSSVPQDDMIAGASQTGQRTPSLDPVLADMSSGFSPVPFEDFWLDLPVDEADHDIARANNELPNPNSPFDGYGHDGGNQ, translated from the exons ATGGCGCACAAGCGGCCGCTGGAGGCCGCCCCGCCGGAGCAGGATGGGCCGCGGTCCCCGAGGAAGCGGCTGCGCCGGACGGTGCTCCTCATGATGTGGCT ggagaggaggagggcgagggCGGCCACCGTCGGGCAGCTGGCGGAGATGGTTCGCCAG GCGCAGCTCGACATGGCAAGACTGCTTGTGTTCGCCATGGTGCTCGTCTCGCGGCTTTGCTCAATGGAGAGGCTCCTCCTCGACCTCCCCAATGCACTACAGAGAATGCTGGCCGACCAGCTTGGTGCTTTTCAGAG ATCTTTGATGGTATCCATACAAGATATAATTCGGCGGACTGTACAGACAGAG ATGCAGGGACGACAAGCAGCTTCGCTTCCCAATGACATTTCTCAGCCTCCTAG GCAGATGTCAGAAGGTTTTCCTGAAACTGGAGGCATCACTAGTGTCAAGCTGCGTTTTGTCGATGTTGACAGACCAATAGATACACTTTTCACTGGTTACCCAGTACAATGGCAGAATGGAGGAAGCGCTAAGGTGGCGATATTTGAAAATGATACACAAATCACGCAGGGCCACCTTTCTAAATTGCAAATTGAGATTTTACCAGTCTATGCTGATTTCTTTACTGAGCAAGGACAAGAGGACTTCACCAAAGAGGAATTCAACAAGCAGATATGTATGTACAAGGGGAAAGAGTCAGTCTTGAAAACTGTTAATCTAGCAAACGGTGAGGCCTATATTGGTCCCTTCTCCTTTACAGAGAGCTCCCAGAGGAAAAGGTTAAGATTGACAGCACGAGTGAAAAGGCAGGATCTTAGTATCAGAGTTCAGGAAGCCATCAGTGATCCTTTTGTTGTCAAAGTCGGCCGAAGTAAAC AAAACAGAAAGAGTTATCCTCCATCTAAAGAAGAAGCTGTATACCGTTTGGAGAAGATTTCCCTAAAGGGAAAACATTGTACTCTCCTTGCTGAAAAAAATATTACTACGGTGAAGCAATTCATGCGTCATTATTACAGAGATGAATCTGGTCTCCAAAAG CTTCTTGACATGAGGGAGGATTGGAGTACCTTGATTAAACATGCCACCACGTCTGATCCTGGGCTTGAGATCTATTCTTTTGTTGTTGAGGAAAATACTGAAATCTTATTCAACGATTTCTATAATCTTGTTGGTATGATGATCAGTGAATTATATTTTCCTGTCAATGGCCTTGATCAGTTTCAGCAG ATTAAAGTGAACAACTGGAAAGTGTCTGCGTATAAGAAATTTGACGAGCGGGAGAACTCAGGGGGTCTTACCCCTGATTACTTCATGACCGATGGCATCCCTGTCCGTGCAATGCCTCTGAACAATGATGCAG AATTTGGTGATCAGCATCCACTGAATGGGTTCTCAGGGTCTGCGGTCCTGTCAAACAATGACGCTGGCCCATCAAACCAAGGAACACTGCCGTTTCCACAGCACACGTATCAAG GACTTGGCCAGCACGATCCTTCTGTGCCACAGAATGGAGCTCCTTACTCTCTGCACCAGGGAAATATCTTAAATGATCAGGGACCATTATCAGCACAGCCAACTATTCCATCCCACAATTTTTCATCA GTTCCACAGGATGACATGATCGCAGGTGCAAGTCAAACTGGCCAGAGAACCCCTTCACTTGACCCTGTTCTGGCTGACATGTCCAGTGGGTTTTCTCCAGTTCCA TTCGAGGACTTCTGGCTGGATCTACCAGTAGATGAGGCAGACCATGACATTGCACGAGCTAACAATG AACTGCCGAATCCCAACAGCCCATTTGATGGTTATGGACATGATGGCGGCAACCAGTGA